In Candidatus Hydrogenedentota bacterium, the DNA window GTGACGCCGCCCTCCCTCCTGCTGAACGCGGACGCGCTCACCCCGGAGCAGCGGGCCGTGGTGGACCGTGTGGTGGACGCGGTGCTTCCGGAGCCGGGCGGCGACCCGGCGGAAACGGCCTTTTCGGCGCGTCCGAAGCCCCTGAAGAACGTGCTCACCCCCCTGAGCCGGCAGCTGGGCGTGGTGGTGTCGGCGAAGTCCGTTTTCGCGGAGGTGCCGGTGTCGCCCTGCGTGTTCAAGGGGGCGCGCGTGGCCGAGGTGATGGACCTCATGCTGCGCCAGTGGCCGACGGACAAGGTCGGCTGGGAGGTGTCCGGGGAGGAGCTGCTGATCCGTCCCCGGTGACCCGGGAGCGGGCTACCGCTCCGTTCTGCGCCGGTCCATGAAGATGACGCTCTTGCCCTCGGTGGGCTGGGCCTTCTGGCGGACCTGGGCGAGGGCCTCGAAGATTTTCTTGGCGCTCTTGAACTGGCGGTACTGGGTGTGGGCAACGCCGATGGAGAGGGCCATCAGGGGGCAGCGGACCTCGCGGCCCTGGGCGTCCGTGGTGAGGACGTAGCCGTTTTTCAGCTCCTCGGGCGTGTAGAACGACCGGCTTTCCTTGTCGAAGGTCTCGGCCAGCCCCTCGCAGAAGCGGTCGCGGTCCTCCAGCTTCAGCAGGACGATGAAATGCTGGCGCCCCATGTGGGCGGGGAAGCACTCGTAGATGCCCAGGGAACGGGTGAGGGAGAGCAGGGTGCGGGAGAAGGACTGGATGACCTCTCCCTGGCTCTCCTGGCCGCGGTTCTTGCAGTAGCCCTCAAAGCCGACAATGTCCATGTACACGCAGGCGATGGCCTCTCCGCGCGCGAGCTTGTGGTTGATCTCGCGCTTGAGGGCGTCCGTGCCGGGAAGGTTCGAGACGCGGTTGCGGTAGTCCAGCGTGGTCAGCAGGGCGGCCAGGGAGCCGATCTTGTCCATCAGCCGCTCCAGGGTGAAGGGCTTGGAGAGATAGTCGTCCGCGCCCTGCTCCAGCCCGTGGATGATCTCCGGCTCCTCGCCCAGCGCCGTCAGCATCAGGATGGCGATCCGGTAGAGTTCCGGGTCCTTGCGCATGCGGCGGCATATCTGATAGCCCGTCGCGCCGGGCAGCATGATGTCCAGCAGGCAGACTTCCGGCTTGACCTGCTTGGCGTATTCAAACGCGCCCTCCCCCGTGTTGATCACGAACACCTGGTGCCCCTCGGCGACCAGTTTCGTCTGGATCAACCCGGTGAGATCCACTTCATCGTCAACGATTAAAATCCGGCTCATGATAACGATCCCCGTTGTTTACAGGCACTTGCAAGACATGCCCCTGTGCGCCGCACCCGTTGTCGGTTAACTATACCGTATTGCCCCGCTTTCCCGCAATAGGTTTCTTCCGGTTGCCGAAGGAAACGCGATCCCCGGGCGGGCCTGCCCGGGGCTGTCAGGCGCGCCGCAACCCGGCCCCCGGTTCATCCGCCGCCGGACATTATGGGTTTGCCCCCCGATCCGGGTAGAATACCGGCGGTGATTGCGGAGGCTGTGGTGCGGCCGCTCCGCGACGATTCTGGAAGGAACCATGACATGCGCAAAAACATCCGCGTTTTCGCCCTTGCCGCCGCCGGCCTTCTCCTGGCCCCGGGCTGTGCGAAGGATCGTCAGGCGGACTTCTCCGCCCTGACGGGGGCGGAGAAGATCGCCTGGTCCATCAACAATCCGCGGGAGGAACTGACGGTTGCGGCCTCCCCCGTGCGCCAAACCCTCCAGATACTGGGGAGCGCGGGCACGGTGCTTGGATTCGGCATCTCTGCGGCGCAGGACGCGGCGTATGCGAAGGCCATCTCCGACGCCCTGGGCGAGTACAGCCCCGGCACGGTGTTTGAGCAGCGGCTCGCGGACGCGCTGGCGGCCCATCTGGGCGAAGGCGCGCGCCGGGTGGCCCCCGTGGGCACTGCGGCCGGCTACAACAACCCGCAGGAGGCAAAGAAGGCGCGCTGGGAGGGGCTGGCGCGGTCCGGCCACTCGCAGGTGCTCGACCTCGACCTGTCCTGCGGCGTTTTCGGACCCGAGGGCACGCTGGTCACGCGCATCGCGGGGGAACTGCGCGCCCTGCCCGGCGGGAAACTCCTTTGGCGGGACACCGTGACGGTGCACAGCGGCCCCGTGCTCGCCAGCCGGCGTCTGAGCGACCCGACCAACCGGCTTACCCCCAACATCGCCGCGCCGCGGCTTACCATCAAGGAGAACGCCATCGGCCAGTGGACCACGGACGGCGGGGACCATCTTCGGGAGTCCTTCGAGCGGAACGTCCGCCGCACGGTGGAGGGGGTGATGACGGCGCTGGAGCTGGAGGAGACGGCGGACGGGTATCTGACACTGGGCTGGAACGCCATGTGCCGCAAGCGGCACGCGGAGGCGAACGACCTGCTGCGGCAGGGGCAGCAGATGGCCCCGGACCGCGCGGACATCCTGAACGTGATGGCGGTCAATCTTGGCCACGCCAAGAATGTGGAGGAGGCCATGGGCATGGTGCGGGAGGCCCTGGCACGCGACGCCAACCATGCGGAGGCGCACTTCAATCTGGCCTGGTGGCTGTCCGAGAAAGAGGGGGAGGAGGCGGAGGCCCGCACGCATTACGAGGCGGCCCTCGCCGCCGGGGCCCCTGACCATCCCCGCCTGGAGAAGCGTCTCAGAGACTAGGAGCCGCCTCTGACATTGGCCCTGCCCCCCGGCGTGGTGCTGGCAGCCTGTGAGGGGTGCCCTCTCCTCCCCCCTCTTGCTGGGGTTTTCCCTCCTTCAACGGGCGTTGCCCCTCCGCGCTTTGACAATAATTGTTCTTGGTAATCATGCCACGTCACGCCGCCATTTTTACAAACAGACAAATAACGATATTTTTGGATGTGTGCGGCGAAAAACGAACCGATCGTTTTCTTGTGTCGGGGTTGGCACAAAATATGCAGGTCACCAAGGCGCAAGTCTTTATTGCTAGGGAGCGCATGTACTGTTGTGTGAGTTGTTTTGCGTCTCGGGTGAGCAGGAAACAGGACTTGCGTTAGTGCGTGTGGACGCGGGAGGGCGTCTGCGGGTATTAGGTGGCAGGCCGACGGCGGGTTTCGACACGCCGTCGGCCTTGGGTTTTCACACGTTGAAACGGAAATGCAGGATGTCCCCGTCCTGTATCACGTAGTCCTTGCCTTCCAGCCGCACCTTTCCCTTCTCCTTGGCTTTGGCCATGGACCCGGCGGCCATGAAGTCGTCATAGGCGACGGTCTCCGCCCGGATGAAGCCCCGCTGGATGTCCGAATGGATGACCCCGGCGGCGTCCACGGCGTGGGTGCCCCTGCGGATGGTCCACGCGCGGACCTCGGGCTCGCCGGCGGTGAGGAAACTCATGAGGCCGAGGAGGCTGTAGGCGGTCTGGATGAAGCGCGTGCGGGACTCCCCGCCCAGCCCCAGCTCCTCGCGGAAGGACGCGCGGTCCTCCTCGGGCAGCTGCGAGACCTCCATTTCCATGGCGCCGCACAGTTCGATCAGCACCAGCCCGAGGTCTCGGGCGATGGAGTCCAGGCCGCTGGGGTTCTCCGCGCCGATGCCGTCCTCGCCGTAGTTGGCGAGAAGCATCATGGGCTTCCGGGAGAGGAACGTGAAACTGCGGAGCAGGGAGTCCTCCTGCGGGTCCAGCTCCAGCGTCAGCAGGGGGCGCCCCTCCTCCAGATGCGCCCGGCAGCGCACCATCAGCTCATGCTCCCGGTCCCGGCGGTTTTCCTTTTCCAGGCGCTCGATGCGGCGCTCGATGACGATGAGGTCCGTGAGGACCAGCTCATCCTCCATGGCCCGTGTGTCCCGCGCGGCGTCCACGGAGTTCATGGGGTGGCTGACGGCCTGGTTTGCGAAGGCGCGGACGACATGGACCAGGGCGTCCACATTCTTCAGCACCGTCAGGGCGTTCGCGTCCAGCGCCTTCTCCTCCCCCGCCGCCTCGTTGGGGGCGATGTCCAGAAACTCGACCTCGGCGTAGGTCCGCTTCTTCGGCTTGAAAATCTCCGAGAGGGCGTCCACGCGGGCGTCGGGCACCTTGATGACGGCCACATTCGCCTCGCGGCTTCCATAGGCGCCCACGGCGGCCTTTGCCCCGGTGAGGGCATTGAAGACGGTGGTCTTTCCCGACCGGGCAAACCCGATAATGCCAACCTTCATGGGGTGTGTTCCTTTTTGCGGCGTGTTGCGGCTGCGGAGTCCGGTGGCGGCCCCGGCGCGCCGGAGATTCTGCTATGATGGCGGAAGGCGGCCGCGCCGCCAAAACCCGCCCGTTAGCATACCCGCTGCGCGGGAGGAAGGGCAAGCCCCATGCTGGAGACGGTCAACCTTTCGGCCTCGTTGGACAAGGAGGAGTACCGGTCGCTGCAGGAGGCCCTGGACCTCCGGCTGGGCCGGATGCAGCGCGGACTCCGGGAGGCGGGGGTGCCGGTGCTGGTGGTGGTGGAGGGGTGGGACGCGGCGGGCAAGGGTTCCACACTGGGGAGGCTTCTGCAGCCCCTGGATCCGCGGGGGTTCAAGGTGCACCATGTGGGGCCCGCCACGCCGCTGGAGGGGATGTTCCCGCCCATGTGGCGTTTCTGGAACCTGCTGCCCGCGCGCGGGGCCCTGGCGGTCTACAACCACAGCTGGTACCGCAGGGTGTGGAACGAGCCGCTGGAGGGCGGCGCGGATTTGGGAACGGTGCGCGCGGCGTATGAGGAAATCCGGGTGTTTGAGCGCCAGCTCGCGGACGCCGGGGCGGTGATTGTGAAGTTCTTCCTGCATATCGGCCGCGACGAGCAGGCGCGCCGGTTCAAGGCGCTGAAGAAGGATCCGGCCTTCGCCTGGAAGGTGGGGCCGGCCGAGAAGGAACGGCACAAGCGCTACGACAAGTATCTGTCCCTGGCCGAGGACATGCTCCGCGAGACCTCCACCCCCTTCGCCCCGTG includes these proteins:
- a CDS encoding response regulator — its product is MSRILIVDDEVDLTGLIQTKLVAEGHQVFVINTGEGAFEYAKQVKPEVCLLDIMLPGATGYQICRRMRKDPELYRIAILMLTALGEEPEIIHGLEQGADDYLSKPFTLERLMDKIGSLAALLTTLDYRNRVSNLPGTDALKREINHKLARGEAIACVYMDIVGFEGYCKNRGQESQGEVIQSFSRTLLSLTRSLGIYECFPAHMGRQHFIVLLKLEDRDRFCEGLAETFDKESRSFYTPEELKNGYVLTTDAQGREVRCPLMALSIGVAHTQYRQFKSAKKIFEALAQVRQKAQPTEGKSVIFMDRRRTER
- the ychF gene encoding redox-regulated ATPase YchF produces the protein MKVGIIGFARSGKTTVFNALTGAKAAVGAYGSREANVAVIKVPDARVDALSEIFKPKKRTYAEVEFLDIAPNEAAGEEKALDANALTVLKNVDALVHVVRAFANQAVSHPMNSVDAARDTRAMEDELVLTDLIVIERRIERLEKENRRDREHELMVRCRAHLEEGRPLLTLELDPQEDSLLRSFTFLSRKPMMLLANYGEDGIGAENPSGLDSIARDLGLVLIELCGAMEMEVSQLPEEDRASFREELGLGGESRTRFIQTAYSLLGLMSFLTAGEPEVRAWTIRRGTHAVDAAGVIHSDIQRGFIRAETVAYDDFMAAGSMAKAKEKGKVRLEGKDYVIQDGDILHFRFNV